Part of the Bacteriovorax stolpii genome, CTCGAAAAAATTAAACTGGATATTGATACAACATCACTCTACGTGAATAAACTTTTAGTTTCGCCATCGCGCAAAGGTGTCCGTGTCAAAGGCGATGTCTCTGATCTTTCTATTCAACATGACAGTCCTGACTTCGCACCAGTTAATATCTCCAAAGTTCAACTCCTGGGAGCGATGGAAAAAGAGGAGTGGAGAATTGATGAGCTCAAAGTTGAAAAAGACCAGAACATTGTTGAACTCAAGGGGGCTGCCTTTAACGAAGGAAGTCTGCTGCATTTAAAAACAACAGGAACTTTAACGGCCAGTGCTGAAAGTGTTCTCAATAATTTTAAGACACTTCCATCCGATATCAAAGCGATCAAGGGTGATTTGAAGGGAGAGTTTGAAACATCCGGAGTGATTGATAACCCGGATGTCGTTATAACTTTCCATGCAACTAACGCTGACACTCCTTGGATCAAGCTTAAGAATGTCGAGGGAACAGTCGCAAAAAAGAAGAACTTGTTGATTGCCCAAAAACTTCAGGCAAAAAATGGAATTGAAGAGTATTTACTGAGAAAACCTCAGGCGTTCCTCGATCTGAATACTGGCAAGTTTACTGATTTTAATTTCAGCCTCAGATTAAAGAATGCTTACACTAATACCTTCTTATTAGCGGCCAAGGACTCACTTGAAACATTAAAAGGCTCAGTGAGTGGAGATGTGGAAGCGGCTCTTTTTAGTAACAGAGCAGTCTTTACGATTAAAGAAAAAGTGAGTGTCCAGAATTTTAGACTGACGACTTCTAATGGCAAGAGCGACATTCTAAAAAATAATGGTTTCAACCTGGAAAATACGACAGTTACGATTAACGAAGATTATTCAGTTAATCTTGATGCCAAACTATCAATGCCCAATACTCTTATAAATGCAGTCGGGAAAATTTCTGAAAAAGGAATTAACGTCGATGTCACAAATTCCAAAATTGATCTTCAGGCACTGGGACCGATTGCCGGCGTAAAGCTTACTGGGTCTGGACCGGCCACTCTAAAAGTTTCAGGACCACTTGATGATGTTATGTTTGACTTCAATGTCGACTGGAATAACTTTAGTGTTGTTGAGCTGAATTTTGGTAAAGTGAAGGCCGATTTTTCTCTGGCCTTAAATGAACTTGAAATGGATATCAGGAATCTGGAAGGTGTCTTTAATAAATCTAATTTCAATGCCAAAGGGCGTTTGGGGTTTGATGATAAGAACGAAGGGATGGACCTTAAGATTGATTTCGCGAATACGACTTTCTCTGATGCCAGAAAAATGTATCAGCTCGTCTTTAAAAATATTAAGCTTCCTGTGGACCCTGAGTTTAACTTTGAAGCCAATTATGCAGTCAAAGGAGGCTTCGGTCTCGATACTTTAAAAATTGACGGACAAATTAAAGGGACAGATCTAAAAGTTGCAGGAGAAGAGGCGGAGAAAATCTCGCTTAAATTTTCTCTGGCCAATAGTTTGCTAAACTTCAAGCAAATTAAAATCAATAAATCGCGTGGTGAACTTAATGCCAATGTAAATGTTAATCTAAAAAATGATTACATTGATCTCACGGGAGCGACACAGTCTCTGCGTTTAAGAGATTTTAATTTTTATCGCCACTTAAACTTAGAGTACGATGGAGACTTGTTCTTAGACTTTGATGGAAATGGAACAACAAGAGATTTTAGTTCTCGCTTTAAAACGAGAGTGGCCAATGCGTTTATCGGGAATGCTCCGGCTTCCTCATCAACGGCGATTTTCTATATTAACACCAACGACATCGTAACAAACGCCAGTCTTTTAGGCGGAAAAATTAAAGTTGATTCATTAGTCAGTTTTAAAACAGACATTGCGGCCATTAAATCAAGCATTGAAACCAGCGACTTAAGAGAATTCTTAGGAGTTTTTTCTGGCCACAATATGATTGACCGTGGAATCACTGGAAAAATTAAGGCGAAACTTAACACTCAAATCAGTTTAGGTTCTTTGGGAATCAGGCGTTTTTTTCTGGATGTTGAGGACTTAATCTTAAGGAAAGGGGACATCTCTTTGCAGATTGACCCGAAATACAACATGATTCAAGTTGATGAAGGAATTGTTAAGAGCTGGGACCTTCGTCTTCACGATGGAAAAGACTTCTTCTTAAGCAAAGGGCGAAACCTCTCTAATGGTATTATTGAAGTTGATCATCGCTTTGCTCTAAAAGCGAGCCTTTTTGAAATGGCCACAAATTACATTGAGCGCGCTGTCGGCGTCATTAAAGGGCAGTCTAAGGTCGTCTTAGATAAGAATTTTAAGGTGAAAGAGTTGAATGTTTCAGGAGACAATCATTCCTTAAAGATCAAGGGGCTCCCGGGTTACGTCACAGCATTTGATTATACGATTGTAAAAAATGGCGAGTCTTTTGAAGTCACCAGAATGCGCGGGAATTATGGAGAAGGTGAATTTAAAATCGGTGGTAAGGTATTCTTTGATGATATGTACCCGCAGGTTAATCTGGTTTATCAAATTGACCGCGCCACAGTACCACTGTTTAAGAGATCGAATGTTATTATTAGCAGTACGGGAACTGTTACAGGGACCGACCTGCCTTATAAGCTCAATGGTAAAGTGAATTTTCTTCACGGAGAAATCCTGGAAGATCCGGCCGATTTGATGAAAGAGAATAAAGTCAGCATTGATGAGTATAAAAAATATCTCCCGGAAAAAGATGTCTTGGGAAATAAGGGCTTCATTGATTTGAACCTTTCATTTGAAACAGCAAGCCCGGTCTTAATTAAAAATAATATGGTGGAAGTTTACTTCCGTGGAAATGGCCAGGTAACTGGAGATGTTCTGTCTCCAGAGTTTAACACCAGATTGGAAACAGTTCCCAACATCAGTAAGTTTAAATTCAAAGGCCACGACTTTGCTTTAAGTCAGGGGTATGTAGAAATCAGAGACCGCGGTAAAAACCGAATGTCTGATTTGAAGTTTACGGGTGCTGCTAAAATTAACGACTACGATATGCGCCTGGATCTTTCTGGAACGATTAGCAATGTTAACGTCGAACTTTCATCGGAGCCAGCGCTTTCGAAAGAAGATTTACTATCGCTTCTGACTTTGGGAGTTACCTCTGATATGTCAAAAAATCTGGAAGCAGGTGAGCGCAGGTTCGTAACGACAGTAGGAATCGGGACCCTTCTGGTAGACCAGCTAAAAATTAATGAAGACTTAAATTCAACGCTGGGATTAAAACTCAGCGTTCAACCGGAATTCAAAGAAGATGAGACAACACTTATTTCCGGTAAGTCAGCCGTTAGTGACGGAAGTTCGAGCAGGCTTAAATCAGCGACAAAAGTTAAGATTAATAAGCAAATTAACAATCGCGTAGATGTATCGCTTTCAAGTACAATTGGTGGATCTTTAGAGCAAAAGCAGGAAATGAACATAAATTTCAATATCAATAAGAACTTTTCATTGGAAGGAGTTTACGAAGTTAAACCGACGGAAGATGAAAACACGAATACACCAAACTCTCTTGGTGCCGATTTAAAATGGAGGAAGTCATTCTAATGAAAAGGCTCCTTCTTCTTTTAATTCTTTTAAGCACCATGATGGTTAATCCGGCCATGGCCCAGGAGACATCCGTACCAAAGGGGGCGGTGTTAAAAGCAGTCGAGTTAAACAACCCGGCGATGAAGAAGCGTTTTGGGACTTATTTTAAAGCGATCATTGGAAAAACCTACGATAACCTGACTTTAAAAATTCAAATTGATCAGATCACCAAAGATTTGTTTAACAGTGGATACTTCAATGCCATTGTTAAGCATGAACTTCAGGTCGAAGCAGGGAATGTATTCGCCAAAATTATTGTAGAGCCTAAAGAAAGAGTGAATTTTGAATTCAAAGGCAATAATGTTTTTAGTCATCAGGAACTAAGAACGAAGCTTTTGGAAAAAATTAAGAACGAGTTTGGAAAATTTGATATTGCAGGACTCGCTACTTATATTGCTGATCAATATGAGGAGACAGGCTTTTATCAGACGGGTGTGAAGTTCTATCAAAATGAAGGGCTAGACCTGGAAAAAGGAAAAGTCATTAATTACTTCTTCGTCATCGACGAGGGGTTTAAAGTTATCGTTAAGGAAATTGTCTACCGTGGGAATTCTTATCTTAAATCTAAAGAGATTGAAGAGATCTTTAAAAAGAGTGGAACGCCTCTGGCCAGAGGTGGCTTCTATGATAAAAAATTCTTTGATGAGTTTTCAGACATTCTGAAAAAAGAATATTTGAGCCGCGGGTTTGTTTTTGTTGAAGTTTCAAAGCCTAGAGTTGTGACTAATGACGAAGACGACACCGTCAGTATTGAGTACGGGATTGCAGAAAAACAGCAAGTCATTTTAAGAAACATCACTTTTCAGAAAGTTCCGGAAGAGCTGGCAACAGGAGTAAAGAGCGCGCTGGTTAATAAAGAAGGGGCGCCGATCAATATTGTTGAAATTGAAAGCGACCTTCGCAAGATGATCATTCATTTTCAAAATGAAGGGTATTATTTTGCGACA contains:
- a CDS encoding translocation/assembly module TamB domain-containing protein is translated as MKVSKILTQKFGAQLSFSGVDFSLVPLSTTFKNVHVVKKDPTLLDVEVVAKELEVAFTYASFISSELEIDEVSVRDGSVDLDIYKKSEEDTIVRELKTREIFAKYTEVLTSLPVRLNILDLEKIKLDIDTTSLYVNKLLVSPSRKGVRVKGDVSDLSIQHDSPDFAPVNISKVQLLGAMEKEEWRIDELKVEKDQNIVELKGAAFNEGSLLHLKTTGTLTASAESVLNNFKTLPSDIKAIKGDLKGEFETSGVIDNPDVVITFHATNADTPWIKLKNVEGTVAKKKNLLIAQKLQAKNGIEEYLLRKPQAFLDLNTGKFTDFNFSLRLKNAYTNTFLLAAKDSLETLKGSVSGDVEAALFSNRAVFTIKEKVSVQNFRLTTSNGKSDILKNNGFNLENTTVTINEDYSVNLDAKLSMPNTLINAVGKISEKGINVDVTNSKIDLQALGPIAGVKLTGSGPATLKVSGPLDDVMFDFNVDWNNFSVVELNFGKVKADFSLALNELEMDIRNLEGVFNKSNFNAKGRLGFDDKNEGMDLKIDFANTTFSDARKMYQLVFKNIKLPVDPEFNFEANYAVKGGFGLDTLKIDGQIKGTDLKVAGEEAEKISLKFSLANSLLNFKQIKINKSRGELNANVNVNLKNDYIDLTGATQSLRLRDFNFYRHLNLEYDGDLFLDFDGNGTTRDFSSRFKTRVANAFIGNAPASSSTAIFYINTNDIVTNASLLGGKIKVDSLVSFKTDIAAIKSSIETSDLREFLGVFSGHNMIDRGITGKIKAKLNTQISLGSLGIRRFFLDVEDLILRKGDISLQIDPKYNMIQVDEGIVKSWDLRLHDGKDFFLSKGRNLSNGIIEVDHRFALKASLFEMATNYIERAVGVIKGQSKVVLDKNFKVKELNVSGDNHSLKIKGLPGYVTAFDYTIVKNGESFEVTRMRGNYGEGEFKIGGKVFFDDMYPQVNLVYQIDRATVPLFKRSNVIISSTGTVTGTDLPYKLNGKVNFLHGEILEDPADLMKENKVSIDEYKKYLPEKDVLGNKGFIDLNLSFETASPVLIKNNMVEVYFRGNGQVTGDVLSPEFNTRLETVPNISKFKFKGHDFALSQGYVEIRDRGKNRMSDLKFTGAAKINDYDMRLDLSGTISNVNVELSSEPALSKEDLLSLLTLGVTSDMSKNLEAGERRFVTTVGIGTLLVDQLKINEDLNSTLGLKLSVQPEFKEDETTLISGKSAVSDGSSSRLKSATKVKINKQINNRVDVSLSSTIGGSLEQKQEMNINFNINKNFSLEGVYEVKPTEDENTNTPNSLGADLKWRKSF